The following nucleotide sequence is from uncultured Roseateles sp..
CTCGGCGATGGCGCGGTTGCCGATGCCTATCACCGAGTCGTCCCCGACGGCGGCGCCCAACAGCACCGGCGTGGCGCCCAGCAGCACGCCCTGCGCGTCGAACACGAACACGCGAGCATCCCGCTTGTCCAGGATCACATAGGGCAGGCGCTGGTTGTCGCCCGAATCGGCCACCCAATCGGCGATGTGGCGCGCCTCGGGTGAAGCCGCCTCACCCCTGAAGTCGGCAAAGCGCGGGCCACCGGGCTGCACCACGGCCGCGGCCCGTAGCACGGGCCCGGCAAAGAACCGCGCCCGGTGCAGGCCGGTGCCATCGGGCGGCAGCATCAGCACCAGCACCGCGCTGCCGAGCAAAAAGCCCTGCTTCAGCGCGGCGATCAGCTCCGGGCGAGGAGGGAGCTCGATGCGGGGCGGCGGGTTGTAGGTGGCCATGGTGCTTGGATACGAAGGAAAAGCGCCCCGAAGCGGCGTGGGATCTCACCCTGCGGCTTCGGGGCGCTGCGCGCGAACGCTGGCTTCAGTTGCGATCGGCGCGCGGGGTGCGCTCGGTGATCAGCGGGGCGCTGTTGTCCGGCACCGGCGCGTTGACGGTGGCCGGGGTGTTGTTGTCATAGGTCTGGGCTTGCGTCGGGGCCTGCGGGGCCGGGCTGCTGTCCGTGGGCGCCGCGGGGGCGATATCGGTGCTCGGCTGCACTTGCTGTTCCTGCACCGGCTCGGCGGGTTGCATGGTGTCTGACGCCTGCGCATAGGCCAGGCTGATGGCACCAACCAGGGTGGCGGCGGCGAAAATCGTGGTGACGGTCTTGGAAGCCTTCATGTCATAACTCCTTGGTGTTGCGCACTTGGCGCTATGGGGTCAACGGCCAAAGGGCCTGACATGAATCTAGGCGCCTGCCCCAGCGCCTTGCATCGGATGGCGCCGGCGATCCGTGTAGGACGATCGCTGTCAGCAAATGCAACAGGGCCGGGTCTGAACAGCTGGCGGCCACATGCAGACGAAAAAAAGCCCGAGTTGCCTCGGGCCGAATGCGGTTTGGGGGAAGTGCGGTATTCAGGCGGGCTTGGCGGACTTCAGGCTGCGGCCGGTGATGACCACTCGCTCCAGCTGGGCCACGGTCTGAGTTGCGGCGAGTTCGTCGGTTTCGGCCGGGCTGGTCAACGATCCCACGGCGCTGATGGCCACGAAGCTGAGGACCAGAACGCTGTTGAAAAGATTGTCTAACATGGTGGGCTCCTGCTGGTTTCACTGCCGCGAAAAACGTCGCGATGGAGTGAATGTAGGAGTCACAACTGCCGCCAGCCAGGGGCATGTGATGAGTCGTCGGTCACGCCGGATGAACTGCGGAACGGCGTGATGAAGCGATGCCCGACAAGTGCAATCGCGAATGAGGAAAGGGGCCCGTGGGCCCCTTTTCTCATTCGCTTGACGACGCTCCCGTCAGTGCAGAGCCGGCATCAGAGGGCCTGCGTGCGCAGCTTCAGCCAGGCCAGCGCATCGCCGCTGACCAGCGGCGACAGGCGTGCCAGCACCTCGGCGTGATAGCGGTTGAGCCAGGCGATCTCGTCTTCGCGCATCAGCTCGCGGGCGATGCAACGGGTGTCGATCGGACACAACGTCAGCGTCTCGAAGGCCAGCATCTCGCCAAAGGCGCCCTGCTCGGGCGTGTCGATGGCGACGTTGAGTACCAGATTCTCCAGGCGCACGCCCCATTTGCCATTGCGGTAGATGCCGGGCTCGATCGAGGTGATCATGCCGGGCTCCATGGCCATATGGGCATCGGGCACGGCCTTGGAGATGCTTTGCGGGCCCTCGTGCACATTCATGAAGTAGCCGACACCGTGGCCGGTGCCGTGGCCGTAGTCGACGCCATGCTCCCAGATCGGGGCGCGGGCAATGGCGTCCAGCATTGGCGACAGGGTGCCGCGTGGGAAGCGCGTGCGGCTCAGGTTCATCATGCCCTTGAGCACGATAGTGAAATCGCGCTTCTGAGCCTCGCTGAGGTCGCCAATCTGCCAGACGCGGGTGATGTCCGTGGTGCCGCCCAGGTATTGGCCGCCGGAATCGATCAGCAGCAGGTTGTTGCCTTCGATCACTGCGTGCGACTCGGGCGTGGCGCGGTAATGAGGCATGGCGCCGTTGGGGCCGAAGCCGGCGATGGTGGAGAAGCTCAGGCCGACGAAGCCGGGGCGGCGCGCGCGGGCAGCGGACAGCTTTTCATCGACGGTGATCTCGGTGATGCGCTCCTTGCCCAGGGCCTGCTCGAACCAGGCGTAGAACTCGCACATCGCAGCGCCGTCCTGCTCCATGGTCTCGCGCACAAACTGCGCCTCGGCGGAAGTCTTGCGGCTCTTGGCCAGGGTGCTGGGGTTGATGGCCTCGACGACGCGCACGCCGCTGGCCACTGACTCACGCAGGCCCCAGGTGATGCGGCGCGGGTCGACCAGCAGCACGGTGTCGGCCGCCAGCGCGCCCAGCGCCTTGGGCGCCTGGGCGTAGTCGGCCAGCTGCACGCCGTCCGCGGCTAGCGTGGCCTGCAGTGCGGCGGGCACCTTGCCGGCGCCGACGAACAGCGTGGCGCCATCCAGACCGACCAGCGCATGGGCGATGAAGACGGGGTTGCATTGCACGTCGGAGCCACGCAGATTGAACAGCCAAGCCACGTCATCGACAGTGGAGATGAAATGCTGGCTGGCGCCCAGGCGGCCCATCGTGGCACGCACCTCTGCCAGCTTGGCCGCGCGGCTGACGGTGGCCTGCGGTGCGGCATGTTCGTAGACCGGCGCGCCGGGCAGGGCGGGGCGGCCGTCCCATATCGCATCCAGCAGGTCCAGATCGGTGCGCAGCTTGATCTTGGCGGCAAGCAGGCCCAGGCGGACTTGCTGCGCAAGCGCCAGGCTCAGACATTGCCCATCGACGGCCAGGCTCTGGCCAGCCTGCAGCTGCTGTGCCGTCCAGTCGATGAAGTGGGTGGCGGCGCCGCTGGGAATCTTCACCAGATCAATGCCGGTGCCGGCCAGTTCGACCTCGGCCTGGGTCCAGTAGCGCATGTCGGCGAACAGGGCGGCGCGGTCCAGGGTGACGACCAGGGTGCCCATTGAACCGGTGAAGCCCGACAGCCACTCGCGTCCCTGCCAGCGCGCGGGCAGGTATTCGGACAGATGCGGATCGCTGGAGGGCACCAGTACGCCGTGCACCTGTTGGGCCTGCATCGCATCGCGCAGCCGCGCCAGTCTCAGGGTGATCTCGGAAGTACGGGTGTCCATGGGGGCTCTCCGGGGTGGCGCTGCCGCCGGATGGGCGGTGGCCAGTGTTGAAAGGGGTGCGAGATTGTAGGCTTTGGGGCCGTATCCCCGGCCTGACGGCCTCAGCTTGACGCCAGCGGCGGCAGGTGCACCTCGAACACGGCGCCGCCTTCCGGGTGGTTGTGCGCCCGTATCGTGCCGCTGTGCACATGGATGATCTTGCGGCTGATGGCCAAGCCCAGGCCGGTGCCGCCGGCGCCGGTCTGGTTCAGGGAGGACTGGACAAAGGGCGCAAAGATGCTCTCGAACTCATCCGGCGGAATGCCCGGGCCATGGTCGCGGATCTCGACGCAGCAGCCGCCAGTGGCTGGTTCGTTGAAGCAGCGCAACTCGATCTCGCTGTGGGCCGGGGCGTAACGCAGCGCGTTGGCCAGGATGTTGCGGAACACCTGCTGCAGCCGGAAGGCGTCCAGCAGGGCCATGCAGGGCCAGTCGGATTGCTCCAGCCGCAGGCTCAGGCCCCGGCTGCCGGCCAACTGGGCCAGCTCCTGCACCACCTCGGCCACCAGCGGCCGCACGTCGCCGGGCACCAGCTTGAAGGAGCCGACCGAAGTTTCCAACCGTGACAGGTCAAGCAGGTTGTTGACCACATGCAGCATGCGGTGGCCGGCGGACTGGATGTCGCTGAACATGCGCGCCAGCACCGGTTGCTCGCGGGCGCGAGACAGGCCAACTTGCGAGAAGCCCAGAATCGTCTGCAGCGGCGTGCGCAGCTCGTGGCTGACATTGGCCAGGAACTCGCCCTTGGCGGCGCTGGAGCGCTCGGCCACATCGCGCGCTTCGCGGGTGCGGCGCTCGACCTCGCGGAAGTCGGTGATGTCCACCATGCTGCCGATCACGCCCAGCGGCTCGCCGTTGGCATTGGCGTAGGAGGTCTTTCGCACCATCAGGTCATGCCAGGTGCCGTTGGGGAACGGTACCCGTTCTTCGTAGGACAGCGTGCCGCCCTCGCGCATCAGCTGCTCGTCCTTGGCCAGGGTGATGGTGAAGTCGCCCATGGGCCGCAGCTCGGGCAGGGTCTTGCCCAGCACATGCTCGACCGGCCAGCCGACCATGTCGCACCAGGCGCGGTTGACCATCAGATAGCGGCCGGCCTTGTCCTTGGCGAAGATGGGGAAGGGGCAGACCTCGATCAGCCGGGCGGTGAACTCCAGCTGCTCCAGCAGCTGGCGGCGCGCCAGCTCGCGCTCGGTCACGTCAATGGCAAAGCCGGCATAGCCGATCAACCGGCGCTCGGCAGACTCGACCGCTGTGACGCTGACCTCCAGCACCCGGTGCGCGCCCTCCGCGCCGCGCAGGCGCAGCTGGGTGGGCGGGCCGCGCAGGCTGCCGGCCGGTGGGTCGCCCCCGCGGGGCGGGCGGAACAGCGCACGGGCGGCGCTGACATCGCGGGCGTCCACGAAATCGGCGAAGGGCAGGCCCAGTACCGGCCGCAGGGTGATCTCATCGGCAAACCACTGGCGGTTGACGAACTCCAGCCTGCCCTCCGTGTCGGTACGGAACATCAGCTCCTGCACGCTGTCGATCAGCAGGCGCTGGTTGCGCTCCTCGTCGGCCATCTGCTGATGTGCCTGGCGCAGCACATCGTCGGCCTGCTCGTGCCGGCTCAAGCTGCGGCAGGCGCCCCGGGTCAGCAGGGCGATGGCCAGCCAGCCGGCCAGGGTGATCGCGCCGGCCGCTATCAGCGTGTCGCGCAGCTCGCCCCAGATGGCATCACGCCGGTACTCCACCAGCAGCAGCGCCGGCAGCTGACGGGTGCTGCGAAAGCTGGCCAGTACCTCTTGGCCCTTCAGCCCGGGCCCGACGAAGCTGCCCTGTTCCTTGCCGGGCGGAAAGTGGCGAAACACCTGATGGTCGATCAGGGTCGCGCCGCTGGGCAGCGAGGCACCGGCATCGGCGGTGATCAGGCTGCCGTCGCGGCCGAGCAGCGCCGCGCTGCGCGGACCATCGCCGAACTGCTGCCGGTAGTGCTCGGCGAAGTAGTCCGGGTCGAGCACGGCTACCAGGTAGCGGGGGCCGGGTGCGGTTCCGGCCGACATCAGCTCCGGCAGCACATGGACCTGGGGCAGCAGGCGTTGCTGGCCTTCGTAGGGCTTGCGGCGGCGACGGTCGAGGTCGACCAGCTCATGGCCGGGCGCCAGGGAACCGACCCATTGCGAGGCGCTGACGGCGCCGCGCCGCAGCTGGCCGAGATCGATCTGGGCCGCGAGATTTTCGGGCTCGCTGCTGGCCAGCACGCGTCCCGAGGCATTCAGCGCCGAGACGCTGCGCACATGGGGCAGCTGTGGCAGCAGCAGCGGACTCAGTGCCTGGTTCAGCATCTGCACCGGCTCGCGCGTGCCGGCCAGAGCGGACTCCAGACTGCGCAAGAGCAGGGCCGAGGCCTGCAGGCTCTGATCGGCATGCTCCTGCAGCCGCCGGGCATGGAGCTCGGTGGCCTGCAGTTCCAGGCGTTCGGCGTCGCGCAGGGCATGGAGCACAAAGCCCAGGGCCGCCAACAGCTGCAGCAGGGCCAGCAGAGCCGCGGCGCGCAGCACGACCGGGCGTTTCAGCCAGGCCGGCAACGGTGTCGGTGTGATCGCGCTCATGGCCGCAGGGGCCTCGGATGGCAGGCATCGCAGCGACGGAGGGGCCTCAAGTGGTGCACGGCAGCGGAGATGCGAGGTCCTGTGTCATGGTTTGAGGGGGAAAGATTGCACTCTACCGCCAAACCGCAAGCCATCGCGTCGCCGCCGCCTGGGGCTCAGTCTTGCTGCTTGTATGGCCGCAAGTCCTTCGCCAGGCCGAGGCCGGACACAGGCGGTCCTGAGGACTGCTTGTGCCTGCCGAGGGCCGAGGCCGCTGGCCGAGGCGGGTCAAGGCTTCCGCCTTGTCCGTCCGGGCTCAGCCTTGCGGCTTGTATCGCCGCAAGTCCTTCGCCAGGCGGGCCAAGGCTTCCGCCTTGTCCGTCCGGGCTCAGAGCTCGGTGCGCAGGGTCCACAGCTCCGGGAACAGCACCACGTCCAGCATCTTTCGCAAATAGCTGACGCCACCGGTGCCCCCGGTGCCGCGTTTGAAGCCGATGACGCGCTCCACTGTCGTCACGTGGCGGAAGCGCCATAGGCGGAAGGCGTCTTCCAGATCGACCAACTCCTCACCCATCTGGTACAGGTCCCAGTACTGGCTGGGATTGCGATAGACCTGCAGCCAGGCCTGCTTGACGGCCTCGTCAGCCGCGTAGGCCTGGGTCCAGTCTCGCTCGGTGTGGCTGGCGGGCACGGCCAGGCCGCGCCGGGCCATCAGCTTCAGCGTTTCGTCGTACAGCGAGGGCGCGCGCCAGCTGGCCTCGACCACAGCCAGCCTTGCCGGTACGTGCTCGTGGGGCTTGAGCATCGCCGCGTTCTTGTTGCCCAAGGTGAATTCGATCTGCCGGTACTGCCAGCTCTGGAAGCCGCTGCTGTTAGACAGATAGGGGCGGATGGCCGAGTACTCGGGCGGCGTCATCGTTGCCAGCACGTCCCAGGCGTGAACCAGCTGTTCCATGATGCGGCTGACACGAGCCAGCATCTTGAAGGCGGCCGGCAGTTCGTCTCGGGCCACATTGGCCACCGCCGCCTGCATCTCGTGCAGCATCAGCTTCATCCACAGCTCGGAGGTCTGGTGCTGGACGATGAACAGCATCTCGTTGTGCTCGGGCGACAGCGGATGCTGGGCGCTCAACACCTGGTCGAGGTGCAGATAGTCGCCATAGCTCATGTCTTTCGAGAAGTCCAGCTGGGCGCCCTCTTCGCGAACGATGTTCATCGGGCAACGGGCTTGGTCGTCACTCATGTCACTGCATCCTGCTGATTGAAGCGCGGCTCACGCCATTCCTCGGTCTGCAACACCTGGTGCAGGTGCTCGATGGCATCCCAGACATCGACAAAACGGGTGTACAGCGGCGTGAAGCCGAAGCGCAAGATGTGAGGGAACTCGTCCAGGCGCTGCGGGTCGCCGGCGCGATAGTCGCCGATCACGCCACGGGCGATCAAGGCCTTGACGACCGCGTAGCCGGCCTCGTGCAGCGGTGCGGCCAGGCTCAGGCAGACCTGGCTGCCGCGCTGGTGGGCGTCGCGTGGTGAGGACAGGCGCACGCCTTGCGAGCCGCAACGGGCCTCGGCCAGCGCGATGAAGGCCTCGGTCAGCGCGATCGACTTCTTGCGCAGCGCCGCCATGCCGCCCATGGGCTCGGCGGCGAGCAGGGTATCGACGCCGCACTCCAGCGCGCTCAAGGCCAGGATGGCCGGGGTGCCGCACTGGTAGCGGGTGATGCCGGCGGCGGGCCGGTAGTCGGGTGTGAACTGGAAGGGCGCGGCATGGCCCATCCAGCCCGACAGCGGCTGCCAGAAGCGTTCCGCGTGGCGCGGATGCGACCAGACGAAGGCCGGTGCGCCGGGGCCCCCGTTCAGATACTTGTAGCCGCAGCCGACGGCGAAATCGGCGTCCGCGCCCTTTAGGTCTACCGGCAGCGCGCCGGCCGAATGGGCCAAGTCCCAGATCACCAGAGCGCCGGCGGCATGGGTAGCGGCGGTCAGCGCCTTCATGTCGTGGCGGTAGCCGGTGCGGTAGTTGACCTCGGTCAGCATCAAAATGGCCAAGTCGGCATTCAGCGCGGCAGGGATTTCATCAACCGTGTCCACCAGCTTCAAGCTGAAGCCATGCTGGCGGGCCACGCTCTCGGCGATGTAGAGATCGGTCGGGAAGTTGCTGCGCTCGCTGACGATGATGTGGCGCCCGGGCGCGTCGGCCTTGCTGATCTGGGCGGCGGCGTGCAGCACCTTGTACAGATTGACCGAGGTCGAGTCGGCCGTCACCAGCTCATCGGGCCCGGCGCCGACGAGGCGGGCGATCTTGTTGCCGACCTTGCGCGGCAGATCGATCCAGCCGGCCGTGTTCCAGCTCTTGATCAGGTCCATGCCCCATTCGCGGGCGATCACCTCCTGCACGCGGGCCGCGGTGGCGCGCGGCAGCACGCCCAGCGAATTGCCGTCCAGGTAGTTGATGCCGGGCGGCAGGTCGAACTGATGCCTCAGCTCAAACAGCGGATCTTCTTGATCCCGCACTTCGCAATCTTGTCTCGTCGTCATCGCTTGGTTCCTTCTTTCCGGTCAGTTGGGGCCCGAGCTTGCCGGGTACGGCAAGGTCCGGCCCGCAACAGGTTTCAAAAAGCGCGCAAGACGGCGCGCACGGGGGAGGCACAGGCGCCGGCCAGCTTCAGCGGCAGCGCAATCAATTCGTAGTCGCCCTCGGGCACTGCGTCGAGCACCAGGTTTTCCAGCACGCGCAGGTTCAGGCGCAGCAGTTGCTGGTGGCTGTCCAAGGATTTGCTGTCCGCCGGGTCCACCGAGGGCGTGTCCAGGCCTATCAACTTGACGCCGCGCGCGGCCAACCAGGCCACGGTCTCGGGCGCGTAGGCGGTGAACTCGGGGTTCCAGACCTCGCTGGCCTGCTGGCAGCAACGCACCAGCACGCGTTCGGGAAGATTTTTCTCGGCGTGCTGGACGTGCTCGATCTGGATCAGCGGCCCGCAATCAATCGCATGTATCACGCGGCAGGGGCCGACATAGGCCTGCAGATCCACTTCGGCCGCCGAGGGCTGGTTGTTGCCGTAGTGCAGCGGCGCGTCGGCGTGCGCGCCGACATGGGGCGACATCGTCAGCGCGCTGAGATTAACCGGGCAGCCGGGTGACAGCTGTGCCGTCCAGCGCAAGGCATAGGGCTCGTCGCCGGGGAAGATCGGCGAGGCGGGCGAGACGGTGGGAGAGATGTCCCAGAGCTGTTTCATCGAAAGGTCCCCTGGCGTGAGATGCGAAGCGGCCCGAACCATAGCAGCGGGATTTGGGGCGTGGTGTCGGTTAATTCCAACATCATGAACCGGTCCCGATCCTGGTGAAAGCCCTAGGATTTCCAACTCTTGAATTTAGTTGACACCTAAAATATACAGGTCTAAAGTGCATCCATCAAGCGGGTTCTTCGCCCGCGGCAAGACGGAGTCTGATGATGCGCATTTCCTGCATTGGTGGCGGCCCGGCCGGTCTGTATTTCGCGTTGCTGATGAAGCAGCAGGACCCGTCGAATCAGATCACCGTCTACGAGCGCAACCGCGCTGGCGACACCTTCGGCTGGGGCGTGGTGTTCTCGGACCAGACCTTGAGCGCGATGCAGCAGGCCGACCCCAAGACCGCCGGCCAGATTCTCGACGCGTTCAATCACTGGGATGACATCGAGGTCAATATCGCTGGCCGCAAGATGCTGTCGGGTGGCCATGGCTTTTGCGGCATCGGCCGGATGAAGCTCTTGAACATCCTGCAGCAACGCTGCATCGAACTGGGCGTCGATCTGCGCTTCGAGTCCGATGTGGCCGACGACGAAGGCCTGGACGCTGACCTGATCATCGCCGCCGACGGCCTGAACAGCCGGGTGCGCACCAAGTACGCTGCCACCTACCAGCCTGACGTCGATCTGCGCCAGTGCCGCTTCGTCTGGCTGGGCACGCACAAGTTGTTCGACGCCTTCACCTTCGATTTCCAGCACACTGAATGGGGCTGGTTCCAGGCCCATGCCTATCGCTTCGATGCCGACACCTCGACCTTCATCGTCGAGGCGCCGGAGCCGGTCTGGAAGGCCGCCGGCCTCGAAGACATGAGCAAGGAAGACGCGATTGCCTTCTGCGAGAAGCTGTTCGCCAAGGTGCTGGACGGCAACAAGCTGATCTCCAACTCGGCCCATCTGCGCGGCTCGGCGCAGTGGATCCGCTTTCCCCGCGTGGTCTGCAAGACCTGGGTGCACCACAACGGCCGTGCTCCCGTCGTGTTGATGGGCGACGCTGCTCACACCGCGCACTTCTCGATCGGCTCCGGCACCAAGCTGGCGCTGGAGGATGCGATCGGCCTGGCGCGCAATATCGCTGAGGCCAAGGGCGATCTGAATGCTGCGCTGCGCACCTACGAGGCGACGCGCAGCATCGAAGTGCTGCGCATCCAGAACGCCGCGCGCAACTCGACCGAGTGGTTCGAGAATGTCGAGCGCCATGCGCATCTGGACCCGGAGCAGTTCGCCTATTCGTTGCTGACCCGCTCGCAGCGCATCTCGCACGAAAACCTGCGCCTGCGCGACGCCGGCTATGTCGGTGAGTTCGAGAACTGGCTCGCCGAACAGGCCGGTTTGAAGCCGGCCAAGGGCCAGACCGTGCCGCCGATGTTCACGCCGTTCACCCTGCGCAGCGTGACCTTGAAGAACCGCGTTGTCGTGTCGCCGATGGCCCAGTATTCCGCTGTCGATGGCCTGCCCACCGACCATCATCTGGTGCACCTCGGCGCCCGCGCGATGGGCGGCGCCGGCATGGTCTTCGTCGAGATGACCTGCGTGTCGCCCGACGCGCGCATCACCCCGGCCTGCCCGGGCCTGTACGACGACGCGCAGACGGCCGCCTTCAAGCGCATCACCGACTATGTGCACAGCCAGAGCACGGCCAAGATCGCCCTGCAACTGGGCCATGCCGGCGCCAAGGGCTCGACCAAGGTGATGTGGGAGGGCATTGATCAGCCGCTGGAGTCGGGCGGCTGGCCGCTGATCTCGGCTTCGCCCCAGCAATACCTGCCCGGCGTCAGCGAATGGTCGCGGGCGATGACGCGCGCCGATATGGACCGCGTCCGCGATGACTTCGTGGCCGCGACAAAACGCGCCGCCGAGGCCGGCTTTGACTGGCTGGAGCTGCACTGCGCCCACGGCTATCTGCTGTCGTCCTTCCTGTCGCCGCTGACCAATCAGCGCGACGACGAATACGGTGGTTCGCTGGAGAACCGGCTGCGCTATCCGCTGGAGGTGTTCAAGGCGATGCGCGCCGCCTGGCCTGAGCATCTGCCGATGTCGGTGCGCATCTCCGCGCACGACTGGGTGCCTGGCGGCAACACGCCGGACGATGCGGTCGAGATGTCTCGCGCCTTCAAGGCCGCCGGCGCCGATCTGATCGACGTGTCCTCGGGCCAGGTGTCCAAGGCCGAGAAGCCGGTCTATGGCCGCATGTTCCAGACGCCGTTTTCGGAGGCGATTCGCAACCGCGTCGGCATCGCGACGATTGCCGTCGGCGCGATCAGCGAAGCCGACCACGTCAACAGCATCATCGCCTCGGGCCGCGCCGATCTGTGCGCCATCGCCCGCCCGCACCTGGCCAATCCGGCCTGGACCCTGATGGAGGCGGCGCGCATTGGTTATATGGGTGGCGTGGGCGTCGATTGGCCCAAGCAATACACGTCTGCCAAGGTGCAGCTGGAGCGCAACTACGAGCGCGAGCGGTCGCAGGCCGCGCAGATGGCGGGCCTGTCGCCGCTGGAGCAGGCCAACCGTGCGCTGGGTGCCTGAGCGATGAGTGACGCCATGCACGCAGTGGTGACCGGTGGCGGCAGTGGCATTGGCGCGGCGATTGCGCGGGGCTTGCTGCAGGACGGCTATGCGGTCACCTTGATGGGCCGCAATCTGGCGAAGCTGCAGGCGCAGCAGGCCGAGCTGTCAACGCTGGGCCGTGTCGGCATGCAGACGGTCGATGTGGCAGATGAGGCCGCCGTGCAAGCGGCCTTTGCTGCATCAACAGCCGAACTGGGGCCGATTGCGGTGCTCGTCAACAACGCCGGCCAGGCCGAGAGCGCGCCGCTGCAGCGCACCTCACTGGCCCTGTGGCAGCAGATGCTCAGCGTCAATCTGACCGGCACGTTCCTGTGCTCGCGCGAGGTGCTGACCGGCATGACCGAGCGCCGCCAGGGCCGCATCATCAATGTGGCCAGCACCGCGGCGCTGAAGGGCTATGCCTACGTGGCGGCCTATGTCGCGGCCAAGCATGGCGTGCTGGGTCTGACCCGGGCGATGGCGCTGGAGCTGGCCAGGAAGGGCATCACCGTCAACGCCGTCTGCCCCGGCTACACCGAGACCGAGATTGTCGATAGCGCGATAGCGCGCATCGTCTCAAAGACCGGCCGCACGGAAGAAGAGGCGCGCGCCGAGCTGTCGGCAGGCAACCCGCAGGGGCGGATGGTCCAGCCCGACGAGGTGGCGCAGGCGGTGCGCTGGCTGGCGCGGGCCGAATCGTCATCCATCACCGGCCAGGCGATTGCCGTCTGCGGCGGCGAGGTGATGTGATGGCCAACGAGCTGGACGAACGCCCGGACCTCGAATCGCGGGTCATCGACGACCATCATCAGGCGCTGAAGCTGTGGTTGCGCCTCCTGGCCTGCACGACACGCGTCGAGGGCGTGATACGCAACCGCCTGCGCACCGAGTTTGCCACCACGCTGCCGCGCTTCGATCTGCTGGCCCAGCTGGAGCGCCACCCTGAGGGCCTGGCCATGGGCGAGCTGTCGCAGCGGCTGATGGTCACCGGCGGCAATATCACCGGCATCACCGATCAACTGGAGTCCGAGGGCCTGGTGGTGCGCGAGCCTCACCCCACCGACCGGCGCTCGTTTTCGGTCTGCCTGACGGCTGCTGGCAAGCGCCAGTTCCGCCGAATGGCCGCCACGCACGAGGAGTGGGTGGTCGAGCTGCTGGCCGGTTGGAGCAGCGAAGAGAAGGCCCAGGTCTATGACCTGCTGGCGACCTTGAAAACCCATCTGGGCGCGCAGGAAGCTCTGCCCGCCGCCAATGGCAAAACCGCCAAGGCCAAGCGTGCCGCAGCGAAGGAGAACAAGTGATGGATGCGAATCTGGAAGCCGGCAACCGCCGCGAGACCGCGGGCCTGAAGCCGCAGCACTTCGGTTGGGAGGTTGTTGGCAAGGTCGGCGTGATCACCTTGAACCGCCCCGAGCGCAAGAACCCGCTGACCTTC
It contains:
- the kynA gene encoding tryptophan 2,3-dioxygenase, with the translated sequence MSDDQARCPMNIVREEGAQLDFSKDMSYGDYLHLDQVLSAQHPLSPEHNEMLFIVQHQTSELWMKLMLHEMQAAVANVARDELPAAFKMLARVSRIMEQLVHAWDVLATMTPPEYSAIRPYLSNSSGFQSWQYRQIEFTLGNKNAAMLKPHEHVPARLAVVEASWRAPSLYDETLKLMARRGLAVPASHTERDWTQAYAADEAVKQAWLQVYRNPSQYWDLYQMGEELVDLEDAFRLWRFRHVTTVERVIGFKRGTGGTGGVSYLRKMLDVVLFPELWTLRTEL
- a CDS encoding PAS domain-containing sensor histidine kinase, with product MSAITPTPLPAWLKRPVVLRAAALLALLQLLAALGFVLHALRDAERLELQATELHARRLQEHADQSLQASALLLRSLESALAGTREPVQMLNQALSPLLLPQLPHVRSVSALNASGRVLASSEPENLAAQIDLGQLRRGAVSASQWVGSLAPGHELVDLDRRRRKPYEGQQRLLPQVHVLPELMSAGTAPGPRYLVAVLDPDYFAEHYRQQFGDGPRSAALLGRDGSLITADAGASLPSGATLIDHQVFRHFPPGKEQGSFVGPGLKGQEVLASFRSTRQLPALLLVEYRRDAIWGELRDTLIAAGAITLAGWLAIALLTRGACRSLSRHEQADDVLRQAHQQMADEERNQRLLIDSVQELMFRTDTEGRLEFVNRQWFADEITLRPVLGLPFADFVDARDVSAARALFRPPRGGDPPAGSLRGPPTQLRLRGAEGAHRVLEVSVTAVESAERRLIGYAGFAIDVTERELARRQLLEQLEFTARLIEVCPFPIFAKDKAGRYLMVNRAWCDMVGWPVEHVLGKTLPELRPMGDFTITLAKDEQLMREGGTLSYEERVPFPNGTWHDLMVRKTSYANANGEPLGVIGSMVDITDFREVERRTREARDVAERSSAAKGEFLANVSHELRTPLQTILGFSQVGLSRAREQPVLARMFSDIQSAGHRMLHVVNNLLDLSRLETSVGSFKLVPGDVRPLVAEVVQELAQLAGSRGLSLRLEQSDWPCMALLDAFRLQQVFRNILANALRYAPAHSEIELRCFNEPATGGCCVEIRDHGPGIPPDEFESIFAPFVQSSLNQTGAGGTGLGLAISRKIIHVHSGTIRAHNHPEGGAVFEVHLPPLASS
- the kynB gene encoding arylformamidase encodes the protein MKQLWDISPTVSPASPIFPGDEPYALRWTAQLSPGCPVNLSALTMSPHVGAHADAPLHYGNNQPSAAEVDLQAYVGPCRVIHAIDCGPLIQIEHVQHAEKNLPERVLVRCCQQASEVWNPEFTAYAPETVAWLAARGVKLIGLDTPSVDPADSKSLDSHQQLLRLNLRVLENLVLDAVPEGDYELIALPLKLAGACASPVRAVLRAF
- a CDS encoding aminopeptidase P family protein; this encodes MDTRTSEITLRLARLRDAMQAQQVHGVLVPSSDPHLSEYLPARWQGREWLSGFTGSMGTLVVTLDRAALFADMRYWTQAEVELAGTGIDLVKIPSGAATHFIDWTAQQLQAGQSLAVDGQCLSLALAQQVRLGLLAAKIKLRTDLDLLDAIWDGRPALPGAPVYEHAAPQATVSRAAKLAEVRATMGRLGASQHFISTVDDVAWLFNLRGSDVQCNPVFIAHALVGLDGATLFVGAGKVPAALQATLAADGVQLADYAQAPKALGALAADTVLLVDPRRITWGLRESVASGVRVVEAINPSTLAKSRKTSAEAQFVRETMEQDGAAMCEFYAWFEQALGKERITEITVDEKLSAARARRPGFVGLSFSTIAGFGPNGAMPHYRATPESHAVIEGNNLLLIDSGGQYLGGTTDITRVWQIGDLSEAQKRDFTIVLKGMMNLSRTRFPRGTLSPMLDAIARAPIWEHGVDYGHGTGHGVGYFMNVHEGPQSISKAVPDAHMAMEPGMITSIEPGIYRNGKWGVRLENLVLNVAIDTPEQGAFGEMLAFETLTLCPIDTRCIARELMREDEIAWLNRYHAEVLARLSPLVSGDALAWLKLRTQAL
- the kynU gene encoding kynureninase: MTTRQDCEVRDQEDPLFELRHQFDLPPGINYLDGNSLGVLPRATAARVQEVIAREWGMDLIKSWNTAGWIDLPRKVGNKIARLVGAGPDELVTADSTSVNLYKVLHAAAQISKADAPGRHIIVSERSNFPTDLYIAESVARQHGFSLKLVDTVDEIPAALNADLAILMLTEVNYRTGYRHDMKALTAATHAAGALVIWDLAHSAGALPVDLKGADADFAVGCGYKYLNGGPGAPAFVWSHPRHAERFWQPLSGWMGHAAPFQFTPDYRPAAGITRYQCGTPAILALSALECGVDTLLAAEPMGGMAALRKKSIALTEAFIALAEARCGSQGVRLSSPRDAHQRGSQVCLSLAAPLHEAGYAVVKALIARGVIGDYRAGDPQRLDEFPHILRFGFTPLYTRFVDVWDAIEHLHQVLQTEEWREPRFNQQDAVT